In the Streptomyces coeruleoprunus genome, CATGGTGATCACCGGCGCCGCCGACCGCGCCCCCGACCGGGTGTCCGGGCTCGTCCACGTCGACGCCGTGGTGCCGGAGGACGGCGACTCCTGCTGGTCGCTCGTCACCGACCGCGAACGGCGGTGGTACCTCGACGGTGTGGGCGCGACCGGCTACGCCAGCGCGCCGCTGCCGTTCTTCGACCCCCGCGCCACGCCGCATCCGCTGGCCTCGCTCCTCCAGTCGCTCCGCCTGAACGGCCGGCTGGAGCACGTCCGTCGCAGGGACTACGTCTACGCGACCGGATGGGACGGCGAGTCCCCGTTCACGTCGCTCTACGAGCGGCTCCTCGACGATCCGTCATGGCAGGTGCACGCCCTCGAATCCGGCCACAACGTGATGGGGGACGCGCCCGAGGAACTGCTCAAGATCCTGCTGGCCGCCGCCGAATGACACCACGGCCGTTCGGCGGGACCGCCGCCGAACGGCCTCCTCGCCGGCCCTTCGGGCCTCCTCGCCGGCCTCCTCGTCCACCCTTCGGGCCTCCTCGCCCGACCTTCGGGTCTGCGTCCCCGTCATGACTCCTGGCGGCACGAACGAGTCGGACCCGCCCTCCGCGCCTGTCCTCCGGTCCGACGGTGGGCGCGGGATTCAGTCACGTGGACCCCTGTGCGGGGCCGTACCGGTCGCGAGGACGTGACCCCGCCCGGCCGCACCTCTTCCCGTACCGCCACCGGCCCTCGCCGACCCGGCGGCCGCTCCGCGGCGCCCGCGCCGTCGCCCGCCGGCCGGTCGACGCGGGTCGTACGGACGCCGTCGCACGTGTACGAGTACTGAACGCGCGGCGGCGGCCGCCGCGGATATTCGTTCGAGTCCCGCCTATTGACGTGCCCATGGCGCTCTCCTTAGCGTAGCAAGCGCTTTCCATCTCGTGTGTCGAGAGCCGCACCGCCCTGCCTGACCCACAGGTGACCACAGAGAAGGACGAGGACATCCGATGAATGCGAGAACACCGCTGTCGTTACTGGCGTGCGCCGCCCTGACGGTCGGCGCGGTCGTGGCGCTGCCCGCCGTCACGGCGACGGCCGCGGCGACCCGGTACGAGGCCGAGCGCGCCCCCGCGACCTGCGACGGCGCCATCGACACGAACCACGCCGGCTACTCCGGAACGGGTTTCTGCAACGGGCGGAACGCCGTGGGCGCGGCGGTCCAGTTCACGGTGGACGCCCCGCAGGCCGGTACCGCGACGCTGGTGGTCCGGTTCGCCAACGGGACCACCGCCGCACGGCCCGCGAGTGTCACGGTGAACGGCTCGGCGGCCGCGTCGGCGTCGTTCGAGAGCACCGGCACATGGGCGGCGTGGACGACGAAGACGCTCACCGTGCCGGTGCGGGCGGGCAGCAACACCGTCCGGCTGAGCCCCACCACGGCCGACGGCCTGCCGAACATCGACTGCCTCGACGCCGACACGGGCGGCACCGGCACCCCGGCGCCGACGGGCCCCGCGCTGTACGTGGCGCCGAGCGGCACCGACAGCGCGGCCGGCACGGAGGCCGACCCGACCACGCTCACCTCGGCGATCAGCCGGATCACCCCGGGCGGCACGATCTACCTGCGCGGCGGGACCTACCGCCACACGCAGACGATCACCATCCCGGCGGGCAGGAACGGCACGTCCGCCGACCGCACGGAGCTGTTCGCCTACCCGGGCGAGACCCCGGTCCTGAACTTCTCGGCCATGGCCGAGGCCACCTCGAACCGCGGGCTCGCCCTGAACGCCGACTACTGGCACGTCCGCGGCCTCGTCGTCGAACGGGCCGGTGACAACGGCATCTTCGTCGGCGGCAGCAACAACGTCATCGAGCGTACGGTGACCCGCTTCAACCGCGACACGGGGCTCCAGCTCTCGCGGATGGCCTCCACCACCCCGCGCGACCAGTGGCCGTCCAACAACCTGATCCTCAGCGCCGAGTCGCACGAC is a window encoding:
- a CDS encoding alpha/beta fold hydrolase, which encodes MTTFVLVPGAWHGAWCFEPLARRLRDHGHQAFPLTLTGVGDRKHLLSGSVNLDTHIEDVVNVLTDQQITDAVLVGHSYGGMVITGAADRAPDRVSGLVHVDAVVPEDGDSCWSLVTDRERRWYLDGVGATGYASAPLPFFDPRATPHPLASLLQSLRLNGRLEHVRRRDYVYATGWDGESPFTSLYERLLDDPSWQVHALESGHNVMGDAPEELLKILLAAAE
- a CDS encoding CBM35 domain-containing protein; protein product: MNARTPLSLLACAALTVGAVVALPAVTATAAATRYEAERAPATCDGAIDTNHAGYSGTGFCNGRNAVGAAVQFTVDAPQAGTATLVVRFANGTTAARPASVTVNGSAAASASFESTGTWAAWTTKTLTVPVRAGSNTVRLSPTTADGLPNIDCLDADTGGTGTPAPTGPALYVAPSGTDSAAGTEADPTTLTSAISRITPGGTIYLRGGTYRHTQTITIPAGRNGTSADRTELFAYPGETPVLNFSAMAEATSNRGLALNADYWHVRGLVVERAGDNGIFVGGSNNVIERTVTRFNRDTGLQLSRMASTTPRDQWPSNNLILSAESHDNADSDGEDADGFAAKLTVGPGNVFRYAVAHHNIDDGWDLYTKPDTGAIGPVTIEDSLAHTNGTLSDGTVNANGDRNGYKLGGEDIGVNHVVRRSIAHNNGKHGFTYNSNPGTMTVSDNVSVNNAQRNFSFDAGTSVFRNNVSCRSGSGTNDRIVGDADGSNQFWLGSNGSRCSSYTGALNWSFAGDGRLVVTFGGTVVTP